From Parcubacteria group bacterium, a single genomic window includes:
- a CDS encoding heavy metal translocating P-type ATPase codes for MPTKKIIFEITGMTCASCAASNERVLVKTPGIKKASINFATKKALVEYDDKLLSESDVKKIILSNGYGIGSERSRRYQIVNKYAQYKNELFGNIKVRLVLSALFSLPILLGMFFKIKSGFLIAGIDFVMWVHIVLATIVVFILGWPFHRMAYLQARKKEANMDSLISMGTLVAYFFSLWAVFHGQKDYFETAAMIIMFILLGKYLEDISVQKTGEAMRKLLELGAKRARILISGEEKEVEISELKIGDVVVVRPGEKIPLDGYIVEGHSSVDESMLTGESLLVEKKVGDYVFGAMLNEDGILKVRVAQTGEGTALAQIIRTVEEAQNSKPPIQKLADKVARVFVPTVLLLTLITFLAWYFFTEKGVQAVIYAVSVLVIACPCALGLATPTAIMVGAGRGAKQGILFKSGESFERIKDISMVIFDKTGTLTKGRPVVKVILKNPEVKTSETDFLSIAYSLALNSEHPYSKAIVAYANSLNLAMEKRKLKSTLEYKGRGISGIDGERKTVLLGNAKIMAENELSGKWISKMEADPKNQTGALLFVAQGGTVLGAFLIEDEIRDEAKKVVDTLKKMRLKVGIISGDREVVAQSVAEHLGIENVIADVLPHEKLEAIRRLQVRGEKIVFVGDGINDAPSLIQADLGIAMGSAMDIAKEAGQIVMLENNLKKVVEAILISRKTFRAIRQNLFWAFFYNIIAIPLAMFGFLTPAIAAIAMSFSSVSVVLNSLRVSK; via the coding sequence ATGCCAACAAAGAAAATTATTTTTGAAATCACCGGAATGACCTGCGCCAGCTGTGCGGCGAGTAATGAACGGGTGCTGGTGAAAACGCCAGGAATCAAAAAAGCTTCGATTAATTTTGCGACCAAAAAAGCCTTGGTGGAATATGATGATAAGCTGCTTAGCGAAAGTGATGTCAAAAAGATCATCCTTTCCAATGGTTATGGAATTGGCAGTGAACGTTCGCGCAGGTATCAGATAGTTAATAAGTATGCGCAGTATAAAAATGAACTTTTTGGTAATATTAAAGTCCGGCTAGTTTTATCGGCACTTTTTTCTTTACCGATCCTTTTGGGGATGTTTTTTAAGATTAAGTCTGGTTTTTTGATTGCAGGAATTGATTTTGTGATGTGGGTGCATATTGTTTTGGCAACAATTGTGGTGTTCATTTTGGGTTGGCCGTTTCATCGCATGGCTTATCTTCAGGCTAGAAAAAAAGAAGCTAATATGGATAGTTTGATTTCAATGGGTACGCTCGTCGCCTATTTTTTCAGCCTCTGGGCGGTTTTCCACGGGCAAAAGGACTATTTTGAAACCGCGGCAATGATCATCATGTTTATCCTTTTAGGGAAATATCTGGAGGATATCAGTGTGCAAAAAACGGGTGAAGCGATGCGAAAACTTTTGGAGTTGGGTGCCAAGCGGGCACGGATATTGATTAGTGGGGAAGAAAAAGAAGTGGAGATTTCTGAGCTCAAAATTGGAGATGTGGTGGTGGTGCGACCGGGCGAAAAAATTCCACTGGACGGCTACATTGTTGAGGGACATTCATCGGTGGATGAATCGATGCTTACAGGAGAGTCATTACTGGTTGAAAAAAAAGTGGGCGATTATGTTTTTGGCGCGATGCTCAATGAAGACGGTATTCTCAAGGTGCGGGTAGCGCAGACGGGCGAAGGGACGGCGCTGGCACAGATCATTCGAACAGTTGAAGAGGCACAGAATTCCAAACCGCCCATTCAAAAATTAGCAGACAAGGTGGCGCGAGTTTTTGTGCCGACGGTACTTTTGCTTACGCTCATTACTTTTCTTGCGTGGTACTTTTTTACGGAAAAGGGCGTCCAAGCGGTCATCTATGCGGTTTCTGTTTTAGTTATTGCTTGTCCTTGTGCTCTCGGCCTGGCTACGCCGACAGCCATTATGGTGGGGGCGGGGCGCGGGGCGAAACAGGGAATTTTGTTTAAAAGCGGAGAAAGCTTTGAACGGATCAAGGATATTTCGATGGTTATTTTCGACAAAACTGGGACATTGACCAAAGGTAGGCCGGTCGTCAAAGTGATCCTTAAAAATCCGGAAGTAAAAACATCAGAGACGGATTTTTTGAGTATCGCCTATAGCTTGGCGCTAAATTCTGAGCATCCCTATTCCAAGGCGATCGTAGCTTATGCCAATAGCTTGAATCTCGCTATGGAAAAACGAAAGCTAAAAAGTACGTTGGAGTATAAAGGGCGGGGAATTTCGGGAATCGATGGAGAAAGAAAAACAGTTCTTTTGGGTAATGCAAAAATTATGGCAGAAAATGAGTTGAGCGGAAAGTGGATTTCTAAGATGGAGGCTGACCCTAAAAATCAAACAGGCGCGCTTCTTTTTGTGGCTCAAGGCGGCACTGTTCTAGGGGCATTCTTGATCGAAGATGAAATTCGCGATGAAGCGAAAAAAGTTGTCGATACGTTGAAAAAAATGCGTCTCAAGGTGGGAATAATTTCCGGTGATCGCGAAGTGGTGGCGCAGTCTGTGGCTGAGCATTTGGGAATTGAAAATGTCATTGCTGATGTATTGCCGCATGAGAAACTGGAAGCGATCAGACGGCTTCAAGTGCGGGGAGAAAAAATTGTTTTTGTCGGCGATGGGATCAATGACGCGCCAAGTCTTATCCAGGCCGATCTGGGGATTGCGATGGGTAGCGCGATGGATATCGCCAAGGAAGCTGGGCAGATCGTGATGCTGGAGAATAATCTGAAAAAAGTCGTGGAGGCGATTTTAATTTCCCGCAAAACTTTCCGTGCAATCAGGCAAAATCTTTTTTGGGCTTTTTTCTACAACATCATTGCCATACCGCTCGCGATGTTTGGCTTTCTCACGCCGGCAATCGCGGCGATAGCGATGTCTTTCAGTTCGGTTTCTGTGGTTCTCAATAGTCTGCGTGTTTCGAAGTAG
- a CDS encoding metal-sensing transcriptional repressor: MSKSNEQLINNVIGQLEGIKKMLTEKNQDCFSVLIQMKAAKAAFERVMTGYTEQSLVDCAAKMKTSDRNKLGRLLKEIIKK; this comes from the coding sequence ATGTCAAAAAGTAACGAGCAGTTGATCAATAATGTCATCGGTCAGCTGGAGGGAATCAAAAAGATGCTTACGGAAAAAAACCAGGATTGTTTTTCCGTGCTGATCCAGATGAAAGCGGCCAAGGCGGCGTTTGAACGTGTGATGACTGGATATACCGAACAGAGTTTAGTTGATTGCGCTGCGAAAATGAAAACCAGTGATAGGAATAAGTTGGGCAGACTTTTGAAAGAAATAATTAAAAAATAA
- a CDS encoding efflux RND transporter permease subunit, with protein MHNNDQSFDDTHKEKLGLAGKITRLFLQKKELSILAIIVIAVWGTFSFILTPKQYNPEIVAPAFIITTDFPNADASEIYELITRPMEDKISELTKIDNISSQTFPGGRSMVMVKFLVGSDLENAKVELNQKLQDNIGLKPAGAMDPVVQAIDPDDVPILDIGLSSGILSESTLRKLAFDVSDELKQAKGISKVEIKGGRINNLFVEPRAGELSARNISLFEIMGAITSANGVFSVNPIEGAKRNPLLDVSGNIRNVEDLKNLVLRQEGGAILRLGDIAEITYGPGEITSFVSVAKKNEADVPVVHIALSKLKGTNATTVSSDVIGKLEKFKGTMISQDVKVEVLRDEGKTSSEEISKLTFDLTKSILVVAVLLMLFLGFRNAMTAAVSIPLVLLAVFGVGLLAGQTVNRITLFALILSLGLLVDDAIVVIENVARYFRLYPQENRIKLIVRAVDEVGGALALSTLTMAIAFIPMAFVTGMMGPYMAPIPFFVPAALFASLIFSVSINPYLALIFTPKNDPNIKRKSYEEGFFFRQFKKLEERYTKWLKYFLATAGRRKKIISVVAVIFVFSLILPLTPLVPFRMLPKADKNQVYVYINLPNGTAVGETQADAKSIEELILENSEVQNVESFVGEAPVVDFNGLFRGSSFRLFQNQATLRVNLTESNERNISSEKLAQEFVNVTSPYLSEHPNIKMRIVEDPPGPPVLATFLLKIESRDEKNREQMARDFEAEIENIPGVIDLDLSTPERTLDYTYRIRTDKAELLGVAPTDISTLLHVALSGFAVGQYHEVTPGNSRKPEQEYIILRLPKDDRNTEEDLAKIEIPSRNGTSVPLLEIIEKTDSATDLPILSDDRRQATYLSAEMNNRSIVYAVLDFFPKLLKYKLPDGNGKVVAWNLLGAEYENTQTHEHYFVKIDGEWKLTLEVFRDLGLAMGVAIFLIYFVLAAKSESLFVPLLLMVSIPLGLIGVFPGFAILNALKGTYFNATSMIGVIALAGLSVKNTVIYLEYLEPLKKLGKPMIEALVETGRIRLLPITLTSLTAILGSLTIITDPVWEGLAWALIFGLTASTFLTLVVFPIIYYMVEHKKWDTSMRAKHLD; from the coding sequence ATGCATAATAATGACCAATCTTTTGATGATACGCACAAAGAAAAATTAGGCTTGGCGGGGAAAATTACCCGGTTGTTTTTGCAAAAAAAAGAGTTGTCCATCTTAGCTATCATTGTGATTGCGGTTTGGGGGACATTTTCTTTTATTCTCACGCCCAAGCAGTATAATCCGGAAATCGTCGCCCCGGCGTTTATCATCACGACCGATTTTCCCAATGCGGACGCGTCTGAGATTTATGAGCTGATCACCCGTCCTATGGAGGATAAAATTTCCGAGTTGACGAAGATTGACAATATTTCTTCGCAAACTTTTCCGGGTGGGCGGAGTATGGTGATGGTGAAATTTTTAGTCGGGTCTGATTTAGAGAATGCTAAAGTTGAGCTGAACCAAAAATTACAGGATAATATTGGACTGAAACCAGCGGGCGCGATGGATCCCGTCGTCCAAGCGATTGATCCGGATGATGTGCCAATTTTGGATATTGGATTATCTTCTGGTATATTATCGGAAAGTACTTTGCGGAAATTAGCTTTTGATGTTTCTGATGAACTCAAGCAGGCGAAGGGCATATCAAAAGTCGAGATTAAAGGTGGGCGGATCAATAATCTTTTTGTGGAACCGCGCGCGGGGGAACTGTCAGCAAGGAATATTTCTCTTTTTGAAATTATGGGAGCGATAACTAGTGCAAACGGTGTTTTTAGTGTCAATCCAATCGAAGGAGCAAAAAGAAATCCACTTTTGGATGTTTCTGGAAATATTCGGAATGTGGAAGATTTGAAAAATTTAGTTTTGCGTCAAGAGGGAGGTGCGATTTTGCGTTTGGGAGATATCGCGGAGATTACTTACGGTCCGGGAGAAATTACTAGTTTTGTTTCAGTGGCAAAGAAAAACGAGGCGGATGTGCCAGTGGTGCACATTGCTCTTTCTAAGCTTAAGGGAACCAATGCCACAACCGTTTCTTCTGATGTTATAGGGAAATTGGAAAAATTCAAAGGCACGATGATCTCTCAAGATGTCAAAGTTGAAGTGCTGCGCGATGAAGGCAAAACTTCGAGTGAAGAAATTAGCAAACTGACTTTCGATCTGACCAAATCGATCCTCGTTGTGGCGGTACTCCTTATGCTGTTTTTGGGTTTTCGTAACGCAATGACGGCGGCGGTTTCTATCCCCTTGGTTCTTTTGGCCGTGTTTGGTGTGGGACTTTTGGCTGGGCAAACTGTTAACCGCATTACACTGTTTGCCCTCATTCTTTCCTTAGGGCTTTTAGTCGATGACGCAATCGTGGTGATTGAAAATGTGGCGCGCTATTTTCGACTCTACCCGCAGGAGAATCGGATAAAATTAATTGTACGAGCGGTGGATGAAGTGGGTGGGGCACTGGCGCTTTCCACACTCACGATGGCGATCGCTTTCATCCCGATGGCGTTTGTGACCGGAATGATGGGACCATACATGGCGCCGATTCCGTTTTTCGTGCCGGCCGCTTTGTTTGCTTCACTTATTTTTTCTGTTTCGATCAATCCCTATCTCGCGTTGATTTTTACACCAAAAAATGATCCCAATATTAAGAGAAAAAGCTATGAGGAAGGTTTTTTCTTCCGCCAGTTTAAAAAATTGGAAGAGCGCTATACAAAATGGCTCAAATATTTTTTAGCAACGGCCGGGAGAAGGAAAAAAATAATTAGCGTGGTCGCGGTTATTTTTGTTTTTTCTCTCATCTTGCCACTCACTCCGCTTGTGCCTTTTCGGATGCTTCCGAAAGCGGACAAAAATCAAGTCTATGTTTATATCAATCTGCCCAATGGCACAGCTGTGGGTGAGACGCAAGCTGACGCTAAATCTATCGAGGAGCTGATTTTGGAAAATTCGGAAGTGCAAAATGTGGAGAGCTTTGTGGGTGAGGCGCCCGTGGTGGATTTCAATGGACTTTTCCGGGGTAGTTCTTTCCGTCTGTTTCAAAACCAAGCGACGCTCAGGGTGAATCTGACCGAAAGCAATGAGCGCAATATTAGTTCAGAAAAGCTTGCGCAGGAATTTGTTAATGTGACCAGTCCATATCTGAGCGAACATCCGAATATTAAGATGCGCATCGTCGAGGATCCGCCGGGACCGCCGGTATTGGCGACATTTTTGCTAAAAATTGAGAGTAGGGACGAAAAAAATCGTGAACAGATGGCGCGCGATTTCGAAGCAGAAATTGAAAATATCCCAGGTGTCATTGATCTCGACCTTTCTACTCCCGAGCGGACATTGGATTATACTTATCGCATCCGGACCGATAAAGCGGAGCTTTTAGGCGTCGCTCCGACTGACATCTCGACGCTTTTGCATGTGGCGCTATCTGGCTTTGCGGTCGGACAATATCATGAAGTGACGCCGGGCAACTCGCGCAAACCGGAGCAAGAATATATCATCTTGCGTTTGCCAAAAGATGATCGCAACACAGAGGAGGATCTAGCGAAAATTGAAATTCCCTCACGAAATGGTACGAGTGTGCCACTTTTGGAAATTATTGAAAAAACCGACAGTGCAACCGATCTGCCAATTTTGTCTGATGATCGCCGGCAAGCGACCTATCTTTCCGCCGAGATGAATAATCGCAGTATTGTGTATGCTGTTTTGGATTTTTTCCCCAAGCTTCTCAAATATAAATTGCCGGATGGCAATGGGAAAGTAGTAGCTTGGAATCTGCTCGGTGCGGAATATGAAAACACGCAGACGCATGAGCATTATTTTGTCAAAATCGACGGCGAGTGGAAATTGACCTTGGAAGTTTTTCGCGACTTGGGACTGGCGATGGGGGTGGCGATTTTTCTCATCTATTTTGTCTTGGCCGCCAAATCCGAATCACTCTTTGTGCCGCTTCTTTTGATGGTAAGTATTCCGCTTGGTCTCATTGGAGTTTTTCCCGGCTTTGCAATCCTTAACGCCCTCAAAGGCACCTATTTTAATGCAACGTCGATGATTGGCGTCATTGCACTTGCGGGGCTTTCCGTCAAAAATACGGTCATATATCTCGAATATCTCGAACCGCTCAAAAAGCTTGGCAAGCCAATGATTGAGGCTTTGGTTGAAACAGGTAGAATTCGTTTGCTTCCGATCACCCTGACCTCGCTTACGGCCATTTTGGGATCGCTCACAATCATAACTGATCCGGTCTGGGAAGGGCTGGCCTGGGCGCTCATCTTCGGTCTCACGGCTTCAACTTTTCTCACTTTGGTGGTTTTTCCAATCATCTATTATATGGTTGAACATAAAAAATGGGACACTTCAATGCGAGCTAAACATTTAGACTAG
- a CDS encoding efflux RND transporter periplasmic adaptor subunit, with amino-acid sequence MKKRYLIGTLAMFAFFYLIRGAFFAKGEETSETSNSIKNVKTIVATESDFQPTRDFSGFVSGAKQADVSPKAGGYVTKLLKEEGDVVRAGEVLAVLDGSELAAMDQSALMTLDAIKKTVRDTKDFYDQKVDEAEASLKKTKESYSNSDVTKKDVKIAEEGLDSAKKMRDLQNSGAKANEAAAQGGELVAHIAAKNATITAPFSGVITRKYFSVGSFAAPGTPLYAIASPTELEVSVSVPSSVAGNSSKNISVSVYPEGQKNLSLSGYVFSTAQSVGTATQKSIMRIRFSAAENIRALSLGQYATVAVPVGSSRAVILIPEEAILREYDDTFVFSLKADGTVTKNKITLGDSFGELREVLSGITAGEKIIIEGQYFLLDGDVVSDE; translated from the coding sequence ATGAAAAAAAGATATCTCATCGGAACGCTAGCTATGTTTGCATTTTTTTATCTTATTCGAGGCGCTTTTTTTGCCAAGGGAGAGGAGACATCTGAAACTAGTAACTCGATTAAAAACGTCAAGACCATTGTTGCGACGGAGTCCGATTTTCAGCCGACGCGAGATTTCTCAGGGTTTGTCAGCGGCGCAAAACAAGCTGATGTTTCGCCTAAGGCTGGCGGGTATGTGACGAAGCTCTTGAAAGAAGAGGGTGACGTGGTGCGCGCGGGAGAGGTGCTTGCTGTGCTTGATGGTAGTGAACTTGCGGCGATGGATCAGAGTGCGCTAATGACGCTTGATGCAATCAAAAAAACTGTTCGGGACACAAAAGATTTCTATGATCAAAAAGTGGATGAAGCCGAGGCGTCGCTCAAAAAAACCAAGGAAAGCTATTCCAATAGCGATGTGACAAAAAAAGACGTAAAAATTGCCGAAGAAGGATTGGATAGCGCAAAAAAAATGCGTGATTTGCAAAATTCCGGTGCGAAGGCGAATGAGGCCGCGGCTCAAGGCGGGGAATTGGTAGCGCATATTGCGGCGAAAAACGCCACTATTACCGCGCCTTTTTCCGGAGTTATCACAAGAAAATATTTTTCCGTTGGTTCTTTTGCCGCTCCGGGGACACCGCTCTATGCGATTGCTTCGCCAACTGAGTTGGAAGTAAGTGTTTCGGTTCCCAGTTCGGTGGCGGGAAATAGCTCAAAAAACATTTCCGTATCAGTTTATCCCGAAGGACAAAAAAACTTGTCATTGTCCGGCTACGTTTTTTCTACTGCGCAATCAGTCGGAACGGCGACGCAAAAATCTATCATGCGGATCCGATTTTCCGCCGCAGAAAACATTCGAGCGCTTTCGCTTGGGCAATATGCAACCGTGGCTGTGCCTGTGGGAAGTTCGCGCGCGGTTATTCTTATTCCCGAAGAAGCAATTTTGCGCGAGTATGATGATACTTTTGTGTTTAGCTTAAAAGCAGATGGAACAGTTACGAAAAATAAAATTACGCTAGGTGATTCGTTCGGCGAATTGCGCGAGGTACTTTCCGGGATTACGGCAGGCGAAAAAATCATCATAGAAGGGCAGTATTTTTTGCTGGATGGAGATGTGGTTTCAGATGAATAA